The following proteins are co-located in the Pomacea canaliculata isolate SZHN2017 linkage group LG8, ASM307304v1, whole genome shotgun sequence genome:
- the LOC112570429 gene encoding N-acetyllactosaminide beta-1,6-N-acetylglucosaminyl-transferase-like isoform X1: MDHTTPANDSSSQQVSGTQQVGSQTDLKGFAKTVSEQKEWITNVRHSQGRASFPKVDAVNCTKIWGNDQQEVRAAHDYQQSHGTQPTKNVRHYLQETANCTSYLLNGGFLSASVDEKELSFPLAFSLAAYKDVEQVERLLRAVYRPHNVYCIHPDNKSSDDFHSSLRFIAGCLPNVHIIERPLSVKWGKYSVLQADVECMQLLWQHPTKWRYFINLTGQEFPLKTNKEIVRILQTYNGANDITGVHNRIFNFRWAKYLPTPYNVTISKGDVHVIASRGYVDYVLNSRVARDFYKWVAPTFIPDEIFFSTLNYNPQLGVPGSHTGDPNDKTREHFHRYKVWLYGISNYTGVCDGRELRGVCHFGVGDVPRMVVSPHLFANKFSYDFMPLAYDCVEEWYWHKVHLENVGQAPALNLTPYEMSTMVTKRYDGPVKIWE; this comes from the exons ATGGACCACACAACACCAGCAAACGACTCCAGCAGCCAGCAGGTGAGTGGCACTCAGCAGGTCGGGTCTCAGACAGACCTCAAGGGCTTCGCAAAGACTGTGTCTGAGCAGAAGGAATGGATTACAAACGTGCGACACAGTCAAGGGAGGGCTTCCTTCCCGAAGGTGGATGCTGTCAACTGCACCAAGATATGGGGCAACGACCAACAGGAAGTGAGAGCTGCTCACGACTACCAACAGTCTCACGGGACACAACCCACCAAGAATGTCCGCCATTACTTACAGGAGACAGCCAACTGCACGAGTTATCTCCTCAATGGAGGCTTCCTGTCTGCGTCGGTTGACGAGAAAGAGTTGTCTTTCCCTCTGGCATTTAGTCTTGCAGCGTACAAGGATGTCGAGCAG GTGGAGCGGCTGTTACGGGCAGTGTATCGACCACACAACGTGTACTGCATCCACCCCGACAACAAGTCCAGCGACGACTTCCACTCCAGTCTGCGCTTCATCGCCGGTTGTCTACCCAACGTCCACATCATCGAGCGCCCCCTGAGTGTAAAGTGGGGCAAATACTCCGTCTTACAGGCG GACGTAGAATGCATGCAGTTGCTATGGCAACACCCTACCAAGTGGCGATATTTCATCAACTTAACAGGTCAAGAGTTCCCCCTAAAGACCAACAAGGAGATCGTCCGGATTCTACAGACCTACAATGGCGCCAATGACATCACCGGTGTTCACAATCG AATTTTCAACTTCCGGTGGGCGAAGTACCTGCCGACACCCTACAACGTAACGATCAGCAAAGGTGACGTACACGTCATTGCGTCACGAGGGTATGTGGACTACGTCCTCAACAGTCGTGTAGCACGTGACTTTTACAAGTGGGTCGCCCCGACTTTCATTCCCGACGAGATTTTCTTCAGCACCCTCAACTACAACCCGCAACTGGGCGTACCCGGGTCGCACACAG GTGACCCTAACGACAAAACAAGGGAACACTTTCACCGCTACAAAGTCTGGTTGTACGGAATTTCCAACTACACGGGTGTGTGCGATGGGAGAGAACTGCGGGGTGTCTGTCACTTCGGGGTGGGTGACGTCCCCCGCATGGTTGTCTCCCCTCACCTGTTCGCCAACAAGTTTTCCTACGACTTCATGCCGCTGGCCTACGACTGTGTGGAGGAATGGTACTGGCACAAGGTTCACCTGGAGAACGTGGGGCAGGCGCCGGCACTGAACCTCACGCCATACGAGATGTCGACGATGGTGACGAAGCGTTACGACGGACCCGTGAAAATCTGGGAGTGA
- the LOC112570429 gene encoding N-acetyllactosaminide beta-1,6-N-acetylglucosaminyl-transferase-like isoform X2 — protein MDHTTPANDSSSQQVSGTQQVGSQTDLKGFAKTVSEQKEWITNVRHSQGRASFPKVDAVNCTKIWGNDQQEVRAAHDYQQSHGTQPTKNVRHYLQETANCTSYLLNGGFLSASVDEKELSFPLAFSLAAYKDVEQVERLLRAVYRPHNVYCIHPDNKSSDDFHSSLRFIAGCLPNVHIIERPLSVKWGKYSVLQADVECMQLLWQHPTKWRYFINLTGQEFPLKTNKEIVRILQTYNGANDITGVHNRIFNFRWAKYLPTPYNVTISKGDVHVIASRGYVDYVLNSRVARDFYKWVAPTFIPDEIFFSTLNYNPQLGVPGSHTGDPNDKTREHFHRYKVWLYGISNYTGVCDGRELRGVCHFGVGDVPRMVVSPHLFANKFSYDFMPLAYDCVEEWYWHKVHLENVGQAPALNLTPYEMSTMVTKRYDGPVKIWE, from the exons ATGGACCACACAACACCAGCAAACGACTCCAGCAGCCAGCAGGTGAGTGGCACTCAGCAGGTCGGGTCTCAGACAGACCTCAAGGGCTTCGCAAAGACTGTGTCTGAGCAGAAGGAATGGATTACAAACGTGCGACACAGTCAAGGGAGGGCTTCCTTCCCGAAGGTGGATGCTGTCAACTGCACCAAGATATGGGGCAACGACCAACAGGAAGTGAGAGCTGCTCACGACTACCAACAGTCTCACGGGACACAACCCACCAAGAATGTCCGCCATTACTTACAGGAGACAGCCAACTGCACGAGTTATCTCCTCAATGGAGGCTTCCTGTCTGCGTCGGTTGACGAGAAAGAGTTGTCTTTCCCTCTGGCATTTAGTCTTGCAGCGTACAAGGATGTCGAGCAG GTGGAGCGGCTGTTACGGGCAGTGTATCGACCACACAACGTGTACTGCATCCACCCCGACAACAAGTCCAGCGACGACTTCCACTCCAGTCTGCGCTTCATCGCCGGTTGTCTACCCAACGTCCACATCATCGAGCGCCCCCTGAGTGTAAAGTGGGGCAAATACTCCGTCTTACAGGCG GACGTAGAATGCATGCAGTTGCTATGGCAACACCCTACCAAGTGGCGATATTTCATCAACTTAACAGGTCAAGAGTTCCCCCTAAAGACCAACAAGGAGATCGTCCGGATTCTACAGACCTACAATGGCGCCAATGACATCACCGGTGTTCACAATCG AATTTTCAACTTCCGGTGGGCGAAGTACCTGCCGACACCCTACAACGTAACGATCAGCAAAGGTGACGTACACGTCATTGCGTCACGAGGGTATGTGGACTACGTCCTCAACAGTCGTGTAGCACGTGACTTTTACAAGTGGGTCGCCCCGACTTTCATTCCCGACGAGATTTTCTTCAGCACCCTCAACTACAACCCGCAACTGGGCGTACCCGGGTCGCACACAG GTGACCCTAACGACAAAACAAGGGAACACTTTCACCGCTACAAAGTCTGGTTGTACGGAATTTCCAACTACACGGGTGTGTGCGATGGGAGAGAACTGCGGGGTGTCTGTCACTTCGGGGTGGGTGACGTCCCCCGCATGGTTGTCTCCCCTCACCTGTTCGCCAACAAGTTTTCCTACGACTTCATGCCGCTGGCCTACGACTGTGTGGAGGAATGGTACTGGCACAAGGTTCACCTGGAGAACGTGGGGCAGGCGCCGGCACTGAACCTCACGCCATACGAGATGTCGACGATGGTGACGAAGCGTTACGACGGACCCGTGAAA